ACAGCGACAAATCCCACTGCTACCCCTGCCTGGATAAGGATTGGAATATAACTTTCAGGTAAATTCATTTTTGCATTATTATCTCAATTTGCAAATTTAGCGAATAAACAAGAAAGCATGAAATTTATCAGCTTAAAAGTCGGATGAAAATGGAGAAAACCGATAATTTAGAATCAATAAAAATAACATTTATTTCTTCATTTTCTTAAGCAGAGAATAGGCCATAAATGAGATATATCCAAAAAGAATACTGGCTAAAGCAATATTGATAATGGTATTCATTCTGTCATCCTGTAACTGAAAAAACAGGTTGTAAATAATAAACCCGGCAATTAAAACGGTAAAGATGATAAGTTGTGGTTTCATAGGGATAGGTAAGGGGATAGTTAGGTACGAGTGACCGTTAAATGGAGTAGCTGACAGTAAGGCAGCCACTGGGCTATTCATTATTGATCATCATAGAATATGTTCTTCTTCTTTTATGATTCACAGGATTATAATCTTGCCAAAGAAGCTGAACACTTTTGTTTTCTTCTAATTCAGGATTAGTTTCAGCGAAATTAATTCCCATACTTGTAAACCGTACAAAAATTTCCTTGAAAATAATGGCAGTTACACCACGTCTCTGATATTCAGGATGAATTCCGATAAGATAAAAGTTGGCACGGTCATTTTTCTTTCCGGCTTGTAAAAAGTGCCACCATCCAAATGGAAATAATTTTCCTTTCGATTTTTGTAAAGCTTTGGAATAAGAGGGCATTGTAATGGCAAAAGAAACCAATTGCTCATTTTCATCTACCACACAGATTACATAATTTTTGTCAATGAAAGGGAAGTATTTTTCTTTATATGTTTTTATCTGTTCTTCTGAGATTGGGGTGTAAGTAGAAAGATGCTTATAGGTTTCATCCAATAGTTTAAACATAGGTTCTACATAAGGAAGGATTTCTTCTTTTGACTTGAATCGGAGAACTTTAAGTTTGTATTTCTGAGCGATCAAGCCACTGAATTTTTCTACTTTTTCAGGAAGTATTTTAGGGAAGTTCATCTCATATTCTACCCATTCTTTTTCTTTGGTCATGCCAAGGTTTTCAAGATGTTTAGGATAATATGGATGGTTGTAGATTCCAATCATGGTCGCCAGTTTATCGAAGCCCATGGTAAGCATTCCTGCTTTATCAAGATTGGTGAATCCCATTGGTCCTTCTATCGTATTAATGCGGTGTTCTTTAGCGTAATCAATGGCTGTTTGTATTAATGCCTTGGAAACTTCAGTATCATCAATAAAGTCTATCCAGCCAAAGCGTACTTTTTTAATACCTAATTCTTTTTCTTCTTTATGATTAATAATCACAGCAATTCTTCCGGCCACCTTACTGTTTTTTACAGCTAGAAACTGTTTGGATTCTGAGTATTGCAGGGCAGGATTTTCTTTTGGGTCCCAAATTTTAATTTCGTCTTTTATAAAGGATGGGACATAGTACGGATTATTTTTGTATAAATCCATAGGAAATCTTACAAATTGCTTTAGCTGGCTGGGAGTTTTCACTTCAATAATTGAAACTGTAGACATGATTTTTGTGCGAATTAGAGAACAAATATAAATAATAATATCCTATACTTTGGCACAGTTTTTACATCATTATGGATAAAAAATGAACACAAAATCTATATAAAAATGGCGGTCTATTATATCATTATTGTTATTTCGATGCTGGTTAGCTGGTGGGTTTCATCCAGATTAAAATCAAAATTTGAATATTACTCTAAAGTGCATCTTCGAAATGGACTTTCGGGGAAAGAGGTAGCAGAGAAAATGTTGAGAGATAACGGGATTAATGATGTTCAGGTAATATCGGTTCCCGGACAGCTGACGGACCATTATAATCCGGCAGACAAAACAGTAAACCTGTCTGAAGGGGTTTATATGCAGAGAAATGCGGCAGCAGCAGCTGTAGCAGCACACGAATGCGGACACGCTGTACAACACGCGGTAGGATATTCTATGTTGAATTTGCGTTCAAAATTGGTTCCTATTGTTAATATAAGTTCTAATTTGATGCAGTTTGTCCTTATAGCGGGTATCGCAGTAATGGCAGCATCAAGAACGATTGAAAATCCTCACGGAAATACAACTGTTCTGGCGATTGGAGTGGCAATGTTTGCGATGACAACTCTCTTTGCATTTGTAACATTACCGGTAGAATATGATGCGAGTAACAGAGCGATGAAGTGGCTAAAGGATACAGGGACTGTAACTGCCGAAGAATTTGTTGGAGTTAAAGACAGTTTGACATGGGCTGCAAGAACTTATGTAGTCGCTGCATTGGGGTCTTTGGCACAGCTTCTTTACTGGGGCTCTTTGCTTCTGGGTGGAAGAAGAGATTAATCTATAAATTCAAATGAAACATATTGCATCTCGGAGAGTTTTTCCGAGATGTTTTCTTTTTGTGCAAGTTTCAGAGAAGCTGTAAGAATACAGTTTTCATTGGCGTCAAAGTTTAAAACTTTGGCATCCAATTTTGAAAGCAGTGTAAAGATTGTATTTTGCTGATTAAAGCTGAATTGAATCTCAATTTCTGTTTCCAGTTCCCTTGTAATAATATGGGCATCTTCCAGAGTCATCTTTGCAGATTCCTTGTAGGCTTTTACCAATCCTGAAACCCCAAGTTTTGTTCCTCCATAATAGCGGACTACAATCACTAGAACGTTAGTGATTTCATGAGCTAATAGTTGATTATAAATTGGTAAACCAGCACTTCCGGATGGCTCTCCATCATCATTTGCACGATAATTTTCACCACTCATTCCTATTCTAAAGGCATAGCAGTGGTGGGTAGCTTTTGGGTGTTCTTCTCTTACTTTTTCCAGCGAATTCTTTAATTCCCTTTCATTATTTACGGGGTACGCAAATCCTATGAATTTGCTGCCTTTTTCTTTTAAAAGAGTGTTTTCTACTGGCTTTTCTATCGTTTTGTATTCGAACTGCATTTCTATATCCTTCTTTGAATGTTACAAAAATATTAATTGCATTGTAAATTCCAGCAATTTTAAAAAAATAAGCCATCTAAGTTGATGGCTTAATAATGTATTTTATTTTTTAATGATCTTTTGAGTCAACCATTTTCCATTGGATTCAAATTTCACAAAGTAAACTCCTTGTGGTAAATGTGATATATTGATGCTATTATTTTCTTTGGTAAATAGAACTATTTTTCCATTTGTATCATAAATCTGAACTTTATCTAAAATAACGTTTGTTTTAAAAAAAATGGACGAAGTTGTTGGGTTAGGATATAATAATAGTTTTGAGTCAGTGTTGTTTACAATATCATTTTCATTGGTTGCTAAAGATGCATTTGAAAAGTCAACTATATAGATATCCGAATAATTTCCTACCGCTATAATTTTGTTATTGAAATATTTGAAGGCATTAATATTGGCAAGGCTTAAATCATCGTGACTTATACCAGGAACAACAAGTTGTGAGGTAGCGCCTCCATCCGTAGTTCTGTAAAGATCATAATTAGAATCATAGTAATAGCCAAGATTTTCATTAATGAAATAAAATTTTGCGAGATTAGAATTTGTAGTTTCTACCCATGTTGCTCCAGAATTATCAGTCGTATATGTTTTTCCATAATTTGCTGATATACTAATTTTAGCAGCGCTAATTACATTTACATTATCTAAATAGCCTGTTGCTTCGAAAATAGAATTCCAGGTGATTCCTCCGTCCGTAGTCTTATACAATTTTTTCGAGCCACCTGCATATCCAATCATATCGTTATAGAACTGAATGGTTTCTATTTTTCCTAGTTCAGTAAATTGAGAAGCTGTAGAAGTTGGTGATATAAAATGTATTCCATTGGGAGGGCTTACATACGGTGATGCAGTACCTAATAAAATATCTCCATTATCTTTAATCCAAAATGCAGAAGGATATATTGTTGGATTGGTCGAACCGGAACTACTCCATGTTTGACCAAAATTTGACGTTAAAGAATAACTTCCATTTCCAACAAGAATACCTTTTCCATTTTCTTTTAATTGTACACCTTTAAAAGCATTTAATGTAAATGTTGCTGCTTGATTGATCCAATTGTGACCACCGTCAGTTGTGCGGTAAACAACACTGTAGAATCCGGTAGATCCGCTTCCTATGACAGTTCCCTGATTGTCATTGGCAAAAGAAATGCTTTTTAATTCGGAAGGATAAACTCCGGGAACTAAAAAGCTCCAGTTCGTTGTATCAGTGGATTTATAAATATTTGATTCTCCTCCAACGATCATATTACCATTTAAAATACCAATCGAATTAAGACCGGAGTAAGGATAAGTATTAATTAATCTCTGATTCGTCCAGTTTTGTCCCA
This genomic window from Chryseobacterium sp. MEBOG06 contains:
- a CDS encoding GTP cyclohydrolase is translated as MSTVSIIEVKTPSQLKQFVRFPMDLYKNNPYYVPSFIKDEIKIWDPKENPALQYSESKQFLAVKNSKVAGRIAVIINHKEEKELGIKKVRFGWIDFIDDTEVSKALIQTAIDYAKEHRINTIEGPMGFTNLDKAGMLTMGFDKLATMIGIYNHPYYPKHLENLGMTKEKEWVEYEMNFPKILPEKVEKFSGLIAQKYKLKVLRFKSKEEILPYVEPMFKLLDETYKHLSTYTPISEEQIKTYKEKYFPFIDKNYVICVVDENEQLVSFAITMPSYSKALQKSKGKLFPFGWWHFLQAGKKNDRANFYLIGIHPEYQRRGVTAIIFKEIFVRFTSMGINFAETNPELEENKSVQLLWQDYNPVNHKRRRTYSMMINNE
- a CDS encoding zinc metallopeptidase, translating into MAVYYIIIVISMLVSWWVSSRLKSKFEYYSKVHLRNGLSGKEVAEKMLRDNGINDVQVISVPGQLTDHYNPADKTVNLSEGVYMQRNAAAAAVAAHECGHAVQHAVGYSMLNLRSKLVPIVNISSNLMQFVLIAGIAVMAASRTIENPHGNTTVLAIGVAMFAMTTLFAFVTLPVEYDASNRAMKWLKDTGTVTAEEFVGVKDSLTWAARTYVVAALGSLAQLLYWGSLLLGGRRD
- a CDS encoding IMPACT family protein; this translates as MQFEYKTIEKPVENTLLKEKGSKFIGFAYPVNNERELKNSLEKVREEHPKATHHCYAFRIGMSGENYRANDDGEPSGSAGLPIYNQLLAHEITNVLVIVVRYYGGTKLGVSGLVKAYKESAKMTLEDAHIITRELETEIEIQFSFNQQNTIFTLLSKLDAKVLNFDANENCILTASLKLAQKENISEKLSEMQYVSFEFID
- a CDS encoding YCF48-related protein yields the protein MNKYFTLLLLGFISVLEAQQWKFLTPVKSFSTITNLEITPDQTLYMLDQSENGVVASSKDGGKTWKKLFRNEIYRDIQMLNNNVGFVLTQTGIYKTTDGFNTSVYKSANAAFLRSFYFVNESIGFLGGNSGVIYKTLNSGNSFSFVSLPEQSNINDIFFIDENIGFVCAANGKIYKTTNQGANWTATNLSSTSINKILFINNTDAFIVGNNGKLFKTNDQGANWSPVSIEATYNLNDIKFYSSQLYIVGGDNRIYKSSDLGQNWTNQRLINTYPYSGLNSIGILNGNMIVGGESNIYKSTDTTNWSFLVPGVYPSELKSISFANDNQGTVIGSGSTGFYSVVYRTTDGGHNWINQAATFTLNAFKGVQLKENGKGILVGNGSYSLTSNFGQTWSSSGSTNPTIYPSAFWIKDNGDILLGTASPYVSPPNGIHFISPTSTASQFTELGKIETIQFYNDMIGYAGGSKKLYKTTDGGITWNSIFEATGYLDNVNVISAAKISISANYGKTYTTDNSGATWVETTNSNLAKFYFINENLGYYYDSNYDLYRTTDGGATSQLVVPGISHDDLSLANINAFKYFNNKIIAVGNYSDIYIVDFSNASLATNENDIVNNTDSKLLLYPNPTTSSIFFKTNVILDKVQIYDTNGKIVLFTKENNSINISHLPQGVYFVKFESNGKWLTQKIIKK